The following coding sequences are from one Aliarcobacter skirrowii CCUG 10374 window:
- a CDS encoding serine hydroxymethyltransferase, which translates to MNYITNDNLEVADIEVFEIVEAELKRQTNHLEMIASENFTSPAVMQAMGSVFTNKYAEGYPYKRYYGGCEQADKVEQLAIDRACKIFGCKYANVQPHSGSQANGAVYAALLKAGDKILGMDLSHGGHLTHGSKPSFSGQNYSAFYYGVELDGRINYDKVEEIAKIVQPKIIVCGASAYAREIDFKRFKEIADSVGAILFADIAHIAGLVAAGEHMSPFPYADVVTTTTHKTLRGPRGGMIMTNDEEIAKKINSAIFPGLQGGPLVHVIAAKAVAFKEILDPKWKDYAKQVKANAKVLGKVLVSRGYDIVSGGTDNHLVLVSFLNKPFSGKDADAALGDAGITVNKNTVPGETRSPFVTSGIRIGSPALTARGMKEKEFEFIANKICDVLDNIEDKELHKKINKELEELASKFVIYSSSTY; encoded by the coding sequence ATGAACTACATAACAAACGATAATTTAGAAGTAGCAGATATTGAAGTATTTGAAATAGTTGAAGCAGAACTAAAAAGACAAACAAATCATCTTGAGATGATTGCAAGTGAGAACTTTACATCTCCAGCAGTTATGCAAGCAATGGGAAGTGTATTTACAAATAAATATGCTGAAGGTTATCCATATAAAAGATATTATGGTGGATGTGAACAAGCTGATAAAGTAGAACAACTAGCTATTGATAGAGCTTGTAAAATCTTTGGATGTAAATATGCAAATGTTCAACCTCATAGTGGAAGCCAAGCAAATGGTGCAGTTTATGCAGCACTACTTAAAGCTGGTGATAAAATCTTAGGTATGGATCTATCTCATGGTGGACATTTAACTCATGGAAGTAAACCAAGCTTCTCAGGGCAAAACTACTCTGCATTTTACTATGGTGTTGAACTTGATGGAAGAATAAATTATGATAAAGTAGAAGAGATTGCAAAAATTGTTCAACCAAAAATCATTGTTTGTGGTGCAAGTGCATATGCTAGAGAGATTGACTTTAAAAGATTTAAAGAGATAGCAGACTCTGTTGGTGCTATATTATTTGCTGATATTGCTCATATTGCAGGACTTGTTGCTGCTGGTGAACATATGAGTCCATTTCCTTATGCTGATGTTGTAACAACAACTACTCATAAGACTTTAAGAGGTCCAAGAGGTGGTATGATTATGACAAATGATGAAGAGATTGCTAAAAAAATAAATAGTGCAATTTTCCCAGGACTTCAAGGAGGACCTTTAGTTCATGTAATTGCTGCTAAAGCTGTTGCATTTAAAGAGATACTTGATCCTAAATGGAAAGATTACGCAAAACAGGTAAAAGCTAATGCAAAAGTATTAGGTAAAGTTCTAGTAAGTAGAGGTTATGATATTGTAAGTGGTGGAACAGATAATCATCTAGTATTAGTATCTTTCTTAAATAAACCATTCTCAGGAAAAGATGCAGATGCAGCACTTGGAGATGCAGGAATTACTGTAAATAAAAACACAGTTCCTGGAGAGACAAGAAGCCCATTTGTAACTTCAGGTATTAGAATAGGAAGCCCTGCACTAACAGCAAGAGGAATGAAAGAGAAAGAGTTTGAATTTATTGCAAATAAAATTTGTGATGTATTAGATAATATTGAAGATAAAGAGTTACATAAAAAAATAAACAAAGAGCTTGAAGAGTTAGCTAGTAAATTTGTGATTTACAGTAGTTCGACGTATTAA
- a CDS encoding DUF6172 family protein — protein MKKIFNINVENKTRDRQVDSIKNEVRKYIKREKSKKLPEGFNSWFFDCKFGESQDSAKEINFADVIKSIDFAQKENYDSFYLEIVAKAVFKEKKSSNDDQLLED, from the coding sequence ATGAAAAAAATATTTAATATAAATGTTGAAAACAAAACAAGAGATAGACAAGTTGACTCTATAAAAAATGAAGTTAGAAAATATATAAAAAGAGAGAAGAGTAAAAAACTACCAGAAGGCTTTAACTCTTGGTTTTTTGATTGTAAATTTGGAGAATCACAAGATAGTGCAAAAGAGATAAATTTTGCTGATGTTATAAAATCAATTGATTTTGCACAAAAAGAGAATTATGATAGTTTTTATCTTGAAATTGTTGCAAAAGCAGTTTTTAAAGAGAAAAAATCATCAAACGATGATCAACTTTTAGAGGATTAA
- a CDS encoding ribonuclease HI: protein MNKTIRLFTDSSVNPQSKIGFASYLKIEDLNIDLKILKNRVKTKKFENSSSTKLELQTLLWALDEIFYENKEIDFSIEVYTDCQNIISLSNREDRLKTNNYYSLNGKLIKNHDLYKEFFDKKERLNLTFIKVKGHKKKSLKDEIDDIFNLVDKASRNALREYLNTHS from the coding sequence ATGAACAAAACCATAAGATTATTTACAGATTCAAGTGTAAATCCACAGAGTAAAATAGGCTTTGCATCTTATTTGAAAATAGAAGATTTAAATATAGATTTAAAAATTTTAAAAAATAGAGTAAAAACAAAAAAATTTGAAAATAGTAGTTCTACAAAACTAGAGCTTCAAACTCTACTTTGGGCACTTGATGAGATTTTTTATGAAAACAAAGAGATAGATTTTTCTATTGAAGTTTATACAGATTGTCAAAATATTATATCTTTAAGCAATAGAGAAGATAGATTAAAAACAAACAACTACTATTCACTAAATGGTAAACTTATAAAAAACCATGATTTATATAAAGAGTTTTTTGATAAAAAAGAGAGATTAAATTTAACTTTTATAAAAGTAAAAGGGCATAAGAAAAAATCTCTTAAAGATGAGATTGATGATATATTTAATCTTGTTGATAAAGCTTCAAGAAACGCTTTAAGAGAGTATTTAAACACTCACTCTTAA
- a CDS encoding type II toxin-antitoxin system YafQ family toxin, with protein MYKLFRTKQFIKDYGKTKLSDKHYEKYIKFVSLLLENKKLPSEALDHELVGN; from the coding sequence ATGTATAAACTATTTAGAACAAAACAGTTTATAAAAGATTATGGTAAAACAAAGCTGTCTGATAAACACTATGAAAAATATATAAAGTTTGTTAGTTTATTATTGGAAAATAAGAAACTACCATCAGAAGCTTTAGATCATGAACTTGTTGGAAATTAA
- a CDS encoding bifunctional helix-turn-helix domain-containing protein/methylated-DNA--[protein]-cysteine S-methyltransferase, with translation MEIEKNSSTYNQIEKAIKYIDENFKSHPSVDEIAKNVGMSKYHFIRVFKDYVGLTPQQFLHSVTLNYAKEHIKESKSILDSSLDIGLSSSSRLHELFVNLIGVTPKEWKEKGKDVEITYGFGQTPFGEALIGFTSKGICYLGFCDNNKKDIFQRFNELWENANLVFNEKLANEYLENIFIKNKKYPLFVKGTNLQINVWKALINIPNGEIATYSDIANIVDKPKSIRAVASAIGKNHIGYLIPCHRVIAKSGAMSGYRWGIERKKNLLDFETNKDE, from the coding sequence GTGGAAATAGAAAAAAATAGTTCTACTTATAATCAAATAGAAAAAGCCATCAAATACATAGATGAGAACTTCAAATCTCATCCAAGTGTTGATGAGATTGCAAAAAATGTTGGAATGAGTAAGTACCATTTTATAAGAGTTTTTAAAGATTATGTTGGTCTTACTCCTCAACAGTTTTTGCACAGTGTTACTTTAAACTATGCAAAAGAGCATATAAAAGAGTCCAAATCTATTCTTGATAGTAGTTTAGATATTGGACTATCAAGTTCTAGCCGTCTTCACGAACTTTTTGTAAACTTAATTGGAGTTACTCCAAAAGAGTGGAAAGAAAAAGGTAAAGATGTAGAGATAACTTATGGCTTTGGGCAAACTCCTTTTGGTGAAGCTTTAATAGGATTTACATCTAAAGGGATATGCTATTTAGGTTTTTGTGATAACAATAAAAAAGATATTTTTCAAAGATTTAATGAACTTTGGGAAAATGCAAACTTAGTTTTTAATGAAAAATTAGCAAATGAGTATTTGGAAAATATCTTTATAAAAAATAAAAAGTATCCTCTTTTTGTAAAAGGAACAAACCTACAAATAAATGTTTGGAAAGCATTAATAAATATTCCAAATGGAGAAATTGCAACTTATAGCGATATTGCAAATATTGTAGATAAACCAAAATCAATAAGAGCAGTTGCAAGTGCTATTGGAAAAAATCATATTGGATATCTAATTCCTTGCCACAGAGTAATAGCAAAAAGTGGTGCGATGAGTGGATATAGATGGGGAATTGAGAGAAAGAAAAATCTACTAGATTTTGAAACAAATAAAGATGAATAA
- a CDS encoding CNNM domain-containing protein, which produces MTLLITYLLLTLILSFMCSLLEATLLSSTSSYIESLDKKGYSSKTVDLAKDVKQNIDKSISSILTLNTFANTMGAAGVGAQAAIIFGSNWQAVIAFTLTLMVLFISEIFPKTLGAIYWRKFIVPAVYIISFMVKITYPFIFLATFITNALQKGRKNEANFSKDEIITIVDMSEKEGVLQAKESVLIKNLFKLKNIKAKDIMTPRTVVFALDSKTSVKEALLNDNLYVYSRIPVYNESIDDIVGVVFKQTILEKRVKKKKKTLLKDIMVPVHKVPENLSVSILFDMFIRMKMHLFIVQDEYGQTSGVVTLEDALETMLGIEIVDEMDQVTDMQEFAKDESKRLQRV; this is translated from the coding sequence ATGACACTACTTATTACATATTTACTTTTAACACTTATTTTATCATTTATGTGTTCACTACTGGAAGCTACACTTTTATCTTCAACATCTTCATATATTGAGAGTTTAGATAAAAAAGGTTATAGCTCAAAAACTGTTGATTTAGCAAAGGATGTAAAACAAAATATTGATAAATCAATATCTTCAATTCTTACATTAAATACTTTTGCAAATACTATGGGAGCAGCTGGTGTTGGTGCGCAAGCTGCTATTATTTTTGGTTCAAATTGGCAAGCTGTGATTGCTTTTACTTTAACTTTGATGGTGCTTTTTATATCTGAGATATTTCCAAAAACTCTTGGTGCTATTTATTGGAGAAAGTTTATAGTTCCAGCTGTTTATATAATATCATTTATGGTTAAAATTACTTACCCTTTTATTTTTCTTGCTACTTTTATAACAAATGCTTTACAAAAAGGTAGAAAAAATGAGGCAAACTTCTCAAAAGATGAGATTATTACAATAGTAGATATGAGTGAGAAAGAGGGTGTTTTACAGGCAAAAGAGAGTGTTTTAATAAAAAATTTATTCAAACTAAAAAATATTAAAGCAAAAGATATTATGACACCAAGAACTGTTGTTTTTGCTTTGGATTCTAAAACAAGCGTAAAAGAGGCACTTTTAAATGATAATCTATATGTTTATTCAAGAATACCTGTATATAATGAATCAATAGATGATATAGTAGGAGTTGTTTTTAAACAAACTATTTTAGAAAAAAGAGTTAAAAAGAAGAAAAAGACTCTTTTAAAAGATATTATGGTTCCTGTTCATAAGGTTCCAGAAAATCTATCTGTATCTATTTTGTTTGATATGTTTATTAGAATGAAAATGCATCTTTTTATTGTTCAAGATGAGTATGGGCAAACAAGTGGAGTTGTAACACTTGAAGATGCTTTAGAGACAATGCTTGGAATTGAGATTGTAGATGAGATGGATCAAGTTACAGATATGCAAGAGTTTGCAAAAGATGAGAGTAAGAGATTACAAAGAGTATAA
- a CDS encoding tyrosine-type recombinase/integrase: MTKTRLTGIYFREIITNDKTDKVYYITYKDENNKKIWIKIGKYSEGIRETYCNQKRNEILTKQRNGEEAPVIAARKKKQILSIEYLAESYFKEKNISGSTLNHYKVHVLPYFKNYDIDLLDKKDIEKYKHFLNQKITINTKKPLAPKTINNILNILKTIGKYSLKNDLLKNDFTKYITTCNIDNARERFLTKDEIQILYNETKEDNIIYLFFKLALNTGARLATILNIHKKDIDFAHNLITLKDFKNNSTYKSFLTDDLKHLLELRTANLSLNDKIFTTNPEKRLRAILDELFNEGIDNSDRKNKVVIHTLRHTFASHLAINGTPIFTIQKLMNHKDIKMTMRYAKLAPDSGREAVINLGL, encoded by the coding sequence ATGACAAAAACAAGATTAACTGGAATATATTTTAGGGAAATTATTACTAATGATAAAACTGATAAAGTTTATTATATCACATACAAAGATGAAAATAATAAAAAGATATGGATAAAGATTGGTAAATATAGTGAAGGTATTAGGGAAACATATTGTAATCAAAAAAGAAATGAGATTTTAACAAAACAAAGAAATGGAGAAGAGGCACCCGTAATAGCAGCTAGAAAAAAGAAACAAATTTTATCAATAGAATATTTAGCAGAAAGTTATTTCAAAGAGAAAAATATATCTGGTTCAACTTTAAATCACTATAAAGTCCATGTTTTGCCTTATTTCAAAAACTATGATATAGATTTATTAGATAAAAAAGATATTGAAAAATATAAACATTTTTTAAACCAAAAAATAACTATTAATACTAAAAAGCCTTTAGCACCTAAAACAATCAATAACATATTAAATATTTTAAAAACAATTGGTAAATACTCTTTGAAAAATGATTTACTGAAAAATGATTTCACAAAATATATTACTACTTGTAATATAGATAATGCAAGAGAGAGATTTTTAACAAAAGATGAGATACAAATTTTATATAATGAAACAAAAGAAGATAATATCATTTATTTATTTTTTAAATTGGCTTTAAATACTGGAGCTAGACTTGCAACTATTTTGAATATACATAAAAAAGATATAGATTTTGCTCATAATCTTATTACTTTAAAGGATTTTAAAAACAATTCAACCTATAAGTCATTTTTAACAGATGATTTAAAGCATTTGCTAGAGCTTAGAACAGCAAATTTATCTTTAAATGATAAAATCTTTACAACTAATCCAGAAAAGAGATTAAGAGCAATTTTAGATGAACTTTTTAATGAAGGCATTGATAATAGTGATAGAAAAAACAAAGTTGTAATCCATACATTAAGACACACATTCGCAAGTCACTTAGCTATTAATGGAACACCAATATTTACTATTCAAAAACTAATGAACCATAAAGATATAAAAATGACTATGAGATATGCAAAACTAGCTCCTGATAGTGGAAGAGAAGCAGTTATTAATTTAGGATTATAA
- a CDS encoding AI-2E family transporter, producing MDSLNKEINFARAFYFLAFTFLIFYSFNSLSNILTPIAIAFFIWFLINGLANEIKKIPYINKKVLNYTATPLSLVIIIYLMINIGTFITSSMLELGSVVSQLDSKINIVIDKISSLLSMDLKEPLQKFFKEFNISSVINKIFMAFSSILSNTMQIFLYVLFLLIDQRFFNSKLNALFKKDENRQKAKKVLTSISSGIRTYILITTLVSFATGFLTFLICHYFGLQAAVLWGFIAFILNFIPTIGSIIAVLIPTVFALIQFTDLSSIISIFAALCVVQFVIGNVIYPKLMGNSLNMSQFVVILSLVIWGAMWGTIGMFLAVPLMMILLIILSQFESTKSLAILISEDGNILRNNEN from the coding sequence ATGGATAGCTTAAACAAAGAGATAAATTTTGCAAGAGCATTCTATTTTTTAGCCTTTACATTTCTGATTTTTTACTCTTTTAATAGCTTAAGCAATATTTTAACACCAATTGCAATTGCATTTTTTATATGGTTTTTAATTAATGGTTTAGCAAATGAGATTAAAAAAATACCATATATAAATAAAAAAGTTTTAAACTATACAGCTACTCCTTTATCCTTGGTCATAATAATTTATCTAATGATAAACATAGGTACATTTATAACTTCAAGTATGTTAGAGTTGGGTTCTGTTGTATCTCAGTTGGATTCAAAAATAAATATTGTAATAGATAAAATATCCTCTTTGCTTTCAATGGATTTAAAAGAGCCTTTACAAAAGTTTTTTAAAGAGTTTAATATTTCAAGTGTTATAAATAAGATATTTATGGCATTTAGTTCAATTTTGAGCAATACAATGCAGATTTTTTTATATGTACTTTTTTTATTAATAGACCAAAGATTTTTTAATTCAAAATTAAATGCACTTTTTAAAAAAGATGAGAACAGACAAAAAGCAAAAAAAGTTTTAACATCTATTTCAAGTGGAATTAGAACATATATTTTAATTACAACTCTTGTAAGCTTTGCAACAGGATTTTTAACATTTTTGATTTGTCACTATTTTGGTTTACAAGCAGCAGTTTTGTGGGGATTTATTGCTTTTATTTTAAATTTTATTCCTACAATTGGATCAATAATTGCAGTTTTAATTCCAACTGTTTTTGCTCTTATTCAGTTTACAGATTTAAGCTCTATCATCTCAATATTTGCAGCTTTATGTGTAGTTCAATTTGTAATTGGAAATGTAATATATCCAAAACTAATGGGAAATAGTTTAAATATGTCACAATTTGTTGTTATATTATCATTGGTTATTTGGGGTGCTATGTGGGGAACAATTGGTATGTTTTTGGCAGTTCCTTTGATGATGATTTTACTTATAATTTTATCACAATTTGAAAGCACTAAAAGCTTGGCAATACTAATTTCTGAAGATGGAAATATTTTGAGAAACAATGAAAATTAG
- a CDS encoding restriction endonuclease yields MEILFVIVFIIAIVLKASVKNERKRSYKNSDYEFVFNRKNDKNHFSNKKYNSSYFNNRKHNINQGLEKDIVEINKNQKTRYKQYTDEEKKSYGKRMKELREKGKEYEEFVAGYFKIDGYEIELHGIKNGVKDKGIDIICKKDNELILIQCKNWRADTKYKINHEKLKAFVGSCTEYINQNRLFDKNIKLKFVTSNYILDKSAEMFLKESKTLQYHIIEY; encoded by the coding sequence ATGGAAATTTTATTTGTTATAGTTTTTATAATTGCAATAGTTTTAAAAGCATCTGTTAAAAATGAAAGAAAAAGAAGTTATAAAAATAGTGATTATGAATTTGTTTTTAATAGAAAAAATGACAAAAATCATTTTAGTAATAAAAAATATAATAGCAGCTACTTCAATAATAGAAAACATAATATAAATCAGGGATTAGAAAAAGATATTGTTGAGATAAATAAAAACCAAAAAACAAGATATAAACAATACACAGATGAAGAAAAAAAATCTTATGGAAAAAGAATGAAGGAGTTAAGAGAAAAAGGGAAAGAATATGAAGAGTTTGTAGCTGGTTATTTTAAAATAGATGGATATGAAATTGAACTACATGGAATTAAAAATGGTGTTAAAGATAAGGGAATAGATATTATTTGTAAAAAAGATAATGAACTTATTTTAATTCAATGTAAAAACTGGAGAGCTGATACCAAGTATAAAATAAATCACGAAAAATTAAAAGCATTTGTTGGTAGTTGTACAGAATATATAAATCAAAATAGACTTTTTGATAAAAATATAAAACTTAAATTTGTTACATCAAATTATATTTTAGATAAATCTGCTGAAATGTTTTTAAAAGAGAGTAAAACATTACAATATCACATAATAGAATACTAA